The Micromonospora sp. WMMD961 genome has a segment encoding these proteins:
- a CDS encoding DUF1206 domain-containing protein: protein MSLTRSAEATASRTADSRWLEILARAGFIGYGIVHLLFAWLALQIAFDRSAADGDQSGALRTLSAQPLGKFLVIAVAVGLLAMAIWQALEAAVGHRAERGKERVMERLASAGRTLVYLYFAWTAFKVFRDAGSNSADKQEALTGKLMTSSGGRWLVGLAGLVVAAIGIGLVIYGVLKKFEKHLKTGEMSPKTRQLARRLGMAGYIAKGVAYGIAGLLVIVAAVNYDPEKARGLDAALHTLREQSYGVFLLTLVALGIAAFGVYCFLQSRYRKV from the coding sequence ATGTCACTCACCCGTAGCGCCGAAGCCACCGCCTCCCGTACGGCGGACAGCCGGTGGCTGGAAATCCTCGCCCGGGCCGGCTTCATCGGCTACGGCATCGTCCACCTGCTCTTCGCCTGGCTGGCGTTGCAGATCGCGTTCGACAGGTCGGCCGCCGACGGCGACCAGTCCGGCGCGCTGCGCACCCTCTCCGCACAACCCCTCGGCAAGTTCCTGGTCATCGCCGTCGCGGTGGGCCTGCTCGCGATGGCGATCTGGCAGGCCCTGGAGGCGGCGGTCGGGCACCGCGCCGAGCGGGGCAAGGAGCGGGTCATGGAGCGGCTGGCCTCGGCCGGCCGGACCCTCGTCTACCTCTACTTCGCCTGGACCGCGTTCAAGGTCTTCCGAGACGCCGGTTCGAACAGCGCCGACAAGCAGGAGGCGCTCACCGGCAAGCTGATGACCTCCAGCGGTGGCCGCTGGCTGGTCGGCCTGGCCGGGCTGGTCGTCGCCGCGATCGGCATCGGCCTGGTGATCTACGGGGTGCTCAAGAAGTTCGAGAAGCACCTGAAGACCGGCGAGATGAGCCCGAAGACCCGCCAGCTCGCCCGCCGGCTGGGCATGGCCGGATACATCGCCAAGGGCGTCGCGTACGGCATCGCCGGGCTGCTGGTCATCGTGGCGGCCGTGAACTACGACCCGGAGAAGGCCCGTGGTCTGGACGCCGCGCTGCACACGCTGCGCGAGCAGTCGTACGGCGTGTTCCTGCTGACCCTGGTCGCCCTGGGCATCGCCGCCTTCGGCGTCTACTGCTTCCTCCAGTCCCGGTACCGCAAGGTCTGA
- a CDS encoding cysteine desulfurase-like protein, translated as MPFDIARTRAAYPALTEGFVHFDGAGGTQTAAGVIDAVTEAMRSAVGNRSAAFVPGRRSLELVAEARSAVADLLDADPAGVVLGPSATALTYTLARTLGASWRPGDEVVVSRLDHDANVRPWVQAAEATGATVRWAEVDPSTGELPAAQYDDLVSERTRLVAVTAGSNAIGTVPDVPAIAKIAHAVGALVYVDGVHSVPHGPTDLASLGADVLVTSAYKWSGPHLAAMVADPSRWAALRPAKLVPSSDAVPDRFEYGTPSFPLLAGVTAAVDHLAGLDPDAVGDRRARLRAGLAAAQAHEEALLDRLLAGLAQRPAITVYGSPARRCPTVSFRVAGMTPVATQEALGAAGFCLSAGDYYAYEYFQLMGLRDSGGAVRASIYHYNTADEVDRLLAELDALAGAAGTMTG; from the coding sequence ATGCCGTTCGACATCGCCCGCACCCGGGCCGCGTACCCCGCCCTGACCGAGGGTTTCGTCCACTTCGACGGTGCCGGCGGCACCCAGACCGCGGCCGGTGTGATCGACGCGGTCACCGAGGCCATGCGGTCGGCGGTCGGCAACCGCAGCGCCGCCTTCGTGCCGGGCCGCCGGTCGTTGGAGCTGGTGGCCGAGGCGCGCTCGGCGGTGGCCGACCTGCTCGACGCCGACCCGGCCGGGGTGGTGCTCGGCCCGAGCGCCACCGCGCTGACGTACACCCTGGCCCGCACGCTCGGCGCGAGCTGGCGCCCGGGTGACGAGGTGGTGGTGTCCCGGCTCGACCACGACGCGAACGTCCGGCCGTGGGTGCAGGCCGCCGAGGCGACTGGTGCGACGGTGCGCTGGGCCGAGGTCGACCCGAGCACCGGCGAGCTGCCCGCCGCCCAGTACGACGACCTGGTTAGTGAGCGGACCCGGCTGGTCGCGGTGACCGCCGGCAGCAACGCCATCGGCACCGTGCCGGACGTGCCGGCGATCGCCAAGATCGCGCACGCGGTCGGCGCGCTGGTCTACGTCGACGGGGTGCACTCGGTGCCGCACGGGCCGACCGACCTGGCCTCGCTCGGCGCCGACGTGCTGGTGACCAGCGCGTACAAGTGGTCCGGGCCACACCTGGCGGCGATGGTGGCCGACCCGAGCCGGTGGGCGGCGCTGCGCCCGGCGAAGCTGGTGCCGTCGTCCGACGCGGTGCCGGACCGGTTCGAGTACGGCACGCCGAGCTTTCCGCTGCTCGCTGGCGTGACCGCGGCGGTCGATCACCTGGCGGGGCTGGACCCGGACGCGGTGGGGGACCGGCGGGCACGGCTACGGGCCGGGCTCGCCGCCGCGCAGGCGCACGAGGAGGCACTGCTGGACCGGCTGCTCGCCGGGCTGGCGCAGCGGCCGGCGATCACGGTCTACGGTTCACCGGCGCGACGCTGCCCGACGGTGTCGTTCCGGGTCGCCGGCATGACGCCGGTGGCCACCCAGGAGGCGTTGGGCGCCGCCGGGTTCTGCCTCTCCGCCGGCGACTACTACGCCTACGAGTACTTCCAGCTGATGGGTCTGCGCGACAGCGGCGGCGCGGTGCGGGCCAGCATCTACCACTACAACACCGCCGACGAGGTGGACCGGTTGCTCGCCGAACTCGACGCGCTGGCCGGTGCCGCGGGGACAATGACCGGATGA
- a CDS encoding mechanosensitive ion channel domain-containing protein yields the protein MQNYLETAVAALVAAAVALFLVEVVHRLTRRFGRRSQLLTELTDHAHRPFQVAGTVLAVQFAVRFSTGYAVGESWRRLLLHALVLAVIATVAWLVAALLVVVEDTALARFRVDVPDNRHARRVRTQVVMLRRLTIAVIVILTVGVMLMTFPSVRGIGAGVLTSAGVVGVVAALAAQSLLGNVFAGLQLAFSDAVRLDDVVVVEGEWGRIEELTLSYVVVQIWDDRRLILPTSYFTSKPFQNWTRTESAVLGTAEFDVDWAVPVQTMREELRRLVEGTELWDGRVCVLQVTDATGGMVRIRALVSAADAGSLWDLRCLVREHLVVWIRDNRPTAMPRLRTELGDSTSNLPWQWVQPRRPVRRLSDTEAPDDARVFGGSDDGDARSEAFVGPEETRP from the coding sequence GTGCAGAACTATCTCGAAACGGCCGTTGCCGCGCTCGTCGCGGCGGCGGTCGCTCTCTTCCTGGTCGAGGTCGTCCACCGGCTGACCCGGCGGTTCGGCCGCCGGTCGCAGCTGCTGACCGAGCTGACCGACCACGCGCACCGCCCGTTCCAGGTCGCCGGGACGGTCCTCGCCGTGCAGTTCGCCGTCCGCTTCAGCACCGGGTACGCGGTCGGCGAGAGCTGGCGCCGCCTGCTGCTGCACGCGCTCGTCCTCGCCGTCATCGCCACGGTGGCCTGGTTGGTGGCCGCTCTGCTGGTCGTCGTGGAGGACACCGCGCTGGCCCGGTTCCGGGTCGACGTGCCGGACAACCGGCACGCCCGGCGGGTTCGCACACAGGTGGTGATGCTGCGCCGACTGACCATCGCGGTGATCGTCATCCTGACCGTCGGCGTGATGCTGATGACGTTCCCGAGCGTGCGGGGCATCGGCGCTGGTGTGCTGACCTCGGCCGGTGTGGTCGGTGTGGTGGCCGCGTTGGCCGCACAGAGCCTGCTCGGCAACGTCTTCGCCGGCCTCCAACTCGCCTTCAGCGATGCCGTCCGGCTCGACGACGTGGTGGTCGTCGAGGGGGAGTGGGGTCGGATCGAGGAGCTGACCCTGAGCTACGTGGTCGTGCAGATCTGGGACGACCGGCGGTTGATCCTGCCCACCTCGTACTTCACCAGCAAGCCGTTCCAGAACTGGACGCGTACCGAGTCGGCGGTGCTCGGCACCGCCGAGTTCGACGTGGACTGGGCGGTGCCGGTGCAGACCATGCGCGAGGAACTACGCCGCCTGGTCGAGGGCACCGAGCTGTGGGACGGCCGGGTGTGCGTCCTGCAGGTCACCGACGCCACCGGCGGGATGGTACGAATCCGCGCGTTGGTCAGCGCCGCCGACGCGGGCAGTCTGTGGGACCTGCGCTGTCTGGTGCGGGAGCATCTGGTGGTCTGGATCCGGGACAACCGCCCGACCGCGATGCCCCGACTGCGTACCGAACTGGGTGACTCCACCAGCAACCTGCCCTGGCAGTGGGTGCAGCCGAGGCGGCCGGTACGCCGCCTGTCCGACACCGAGGCACCCGACGACGCCCGCGTCTTCGGCGGCAGCGACGACGGCGACGCCCGCAGCGAAGCCTTCGTGGGCCCCGAAGAAACCCGCCCCTGA
- a CDS encoding cold-shock protein, with protein MAQGTVKWFNADKGFGFITVDGGGADVFVHFSAIQTSGYRSLEENQRVEFEIAQGQKGPQAEQVRPI; from the coding sequence ATGGCTCAGGGAACCGTGAAGTGGTTCAACGCTGACAAGGGCTTCGGCTTCATCACCGTCGATGGTGGGGGTGCTGACGTGTTCGTCCACTTCTCGGCCATCCAGACCAGCGGCTACCGCTCGCTGGAGGAGAACCAGCGGGTGGAGTTCGAGATCGCTCAGGGTCAGAAGGGCCCGCAGGCCGAGCAGGTTCGTCCCATCTGA
- a CDS encoding glycoside hydrolase family 3 N-terminal domain-containing protein encodes MTTPAGHLPALAAAVLQPGFVGTTPPPWVCRWLGAGLGGVVLFARNVVDPAQVAALTATLRAERPDVIVAIDEEAGDVTRLESTHGSSRPGNFALGAVDDPELTEAVARDLGVELAAAGVTLNYAPDADVNSNPDNPVIGVRSFGADPALVARQTAAWVRGLQAGGVAACAKHFPGHGDTRVDSHHDLPRITADRDRLDACELAPFRAAVAAGVQAVMTGHLLVPALDPQLPATLSQRILGGLLRDEMGFSGVVVTDAIEMRAVAERYGFAGATVRALAAGADAICIGGERADEQAARELRDAIVAAVVSGDLPEERLAEAAKRVGQLAAWTMAARTAGSAGRDSTDVGLVAARRAVRVTASRTATDALPLTRAAYVVEFEPLRNIAIGAETPWGIGAPLGELLPGTSTVRYAEPDVPVDPGAGAGARPLVLVVRDLHRHDWMRSAVQRALAARPDAVVVELGVPELVTGSVHLATHGATRASGRAAAEVLAGAR; translated from the coding sequence GTGACCACGCCCGCCGGTCACCTTCCGGCGCTCGCCGCCGCCGTCCTGCAACCCGGGTTCGTCGGCACCACCCCGCCACCGTGGGTGTGCCGCTGGCTCGGTGCGGGCCTCGGCGGAGTGGTGCTCTTCGCCCGCAACGTCGTCGACCCGGCGCAGGTGGCGGCGCTCACCGCGACGCTGCGCGCCGAGCGGCCGGACGTCATCGTGGCGATCGACGAGGAGGCCGGCGACGTCACCCGGCTCGAGTCCACGCACGGCAGCTCCCGGCCCGGCAACTTCGCCCTCGGCGCGGTCGACGACCCGGAGCTGACCGAAGCGGTCGCCCGGGACCTCGGCGTCGAGCTGGCCGCGGCCGGCGTCACCCTCAACTACGCCCCGGACGCCGACGTCAACTCCAACCCGGACAACCCGGTGATCGGCGTGCGCTCCTTCGGCGCCGACCCGGCGCTGGTCGCCCGGCAGACCGCCGCCTGGGTGCGCGGGTTGCAGGCCGGCGGCGTGGCCGCCTGCGCCAAACACTTCCCGGGGCACGGTGACACCCGCGTCGACTCCCACCACGACCTGCCCCGGATCACCGCCGACCGGGACCGGCTGGACGCCTGCGAACTGGCCCCGTTCCGGGCCGCCGTGGCCGCCGGCGTGCAGGCGGTGATGACCGGCCACCTGCTGGTGCCGGCGCTCGACCCGCAGCTGCCGGCGACGTTGAGTCAGCGCATCCTGGGCGGGTTGCTCCGCGACGAGATGGGCTTCTCCGGCGTGGTGGTGACCGACGCGATCGAGATGCGCGCCGTCGCCGAGCGGTACGGCTTCGCCGGGGCGACCGTCCGCGCTCTGGCGGCCGGGGCCGACGCGATCTGCATCGGCGGCGAGCGGGCCGACGAGCAGGCGGCGCGCGAGCTGCGCGACGCCATCGTCGCCGCAGTCGTCTCCGGTGACCTCCCCGAGGAGCGGCTCGCCGAGGCGGCCAAGCGGGTCGGGCAGCTCGCCGCCTGGACGATGGCCGCCCGCACCGCCGGGTCGGCCGGGCGTGACTCCACCGACGTCGGTCTGGTCGCCGCCCGCCGCGCCGTGCGGGTCACCGCCTCCCGGACCGCGACGGACGCGCTGCCGCTGACCCGCGCGGCGTACGTCGTCGAGTTCGAGCCGCTGCGCAACATCGCCATCGGCGCGGAGACCCCGTGGGGGATCGGCGCGCCCCTGGGCGAGCTGCTGCCCGGCACCAGCACGGTCCGCTACGCCGAGCCCGACGTGCCGGTCGACCCGGGAGCCGGGGCGGGTGCCCGTCCCCTGGTCCTGGTGGTCCGTGACCTGCACCGGCACGACTGGATGCGGTCCGCCGTGCAGCGCGCGTTGGCCGCCCGGCCGGACGCGGTCGTGGTCGAGCTGGGCGTGCCGGAGTTGGTGACCGGGTCGGTGCACCTGGCCACCCACGGCGCCACCCGGGCCAGTGGGCGCGCCGCCGCCGAGGTGCTGGCCGGCGCCCGCTGA
- a CDS encoding DUF3618 domain-containing protein yields MTGNGTGDTEALREEIRRTRVELGETMEALAAKADVKARLKESAGQAKERMREQAAQTVARVRGQAVRGAGMARARAHEKGELVRAQAHDRGELMGRNPVPWAAIAAGAVATVVVLMIVRGRRR; encoded by the coding sequence ATGACCGGCAACGGGACCGGCGACACGGAGGCGCTCCGCGAGGAGATCCGTCGCACCCGGGTCGAGTTGGGCGAGACGATGGAGGCGTTGGCCGCCAAGGCCGACGTCAAGGCGCGTCTGAAGGAATCCGCCGGGCAGGCGAAGGAGCGGATGCGCGAGCAGGCGGCGCAGACCGTCGCCCGGGTCCGCGGGCAGGCGGTGCGTGGCGCCGGGATGGCGCGGGCGCGGGCCCACGAGAAGGGCGAGCTGGTGCGCGCACAGGCGCACGACAGGGGCGAGTTGATGGGCCGCAACCCGGTGCCGTGGGCGGCCATCGCCGCCGGTGCGGTGGCCACCGTGGTGGTGCTGATGATCGTGCGGGGGAGGCGTAGGTGA
- a CDS encoding TIGR03557 family F420-dependent LLM class oxidoreductase, with the protein MKIGYFLSSEEFTPAELLEQAQGAERAGFEALWISDHYHPWVDAQGQSPFVWSMIGALSQVCSLPVTTAVTCPTVRIHPAVIAQAAATSAVLHGGRFVLGVGTGEALNEHIFGDAWPQADVRLEMLEEAVEVLRELWGGGFVNHRGRHYTVEHARIYTLPDTPPPIYVSGFGPKAIDLAARIGDGYVSTMPDGEMVRRFRENGGGDKPCQAGFKAAYADSEDEGMRIAYERWPNAGVPGELSQVLPSPRHFEQASELVKPEMLKEAFVCGNSAEAHLEMIDQYAKAGFDEVYVANTGPHHRGLFDLYQREVLPRLR; encoded by the coding sequence ATGAAGATCGGATACTTTCTGTCCAGTGAGGAGTTCACGCCAGCCGAGCTGCTGGAGCAGGCGCAGGGTGCCGAACGGGCCGGCTTCGAGGCGCTGTGGATCTCCGACCACTACCACCCCTGGGTGGACGCACAGGGCCAGAGCCCGTTCGTCTGGTCGATGATCGGCGCGCTCAGCCAGGTCTGTTCACTACCGGTGACCACCGCCGTGACCTGCCCGACCGTGCGGATCCACCCGGCCGTGATCGCGCAGGCGGCAGCGACCAGCGCGGTGCTGCACGGCGGGCGGTTCGTGCTCGGCGTCGGCACCGGCGAGGCGCTCAACGAGCACATCTTCGGCGACGCCTGGCCGCAGGCCGACGTCCGCCTGGAGATGCTGGAGGAGGCCGTCGAGGTGCTGCGCGAGCTGTGGGGCGGCGGATTCGTCAACCACCGCGGAAGGCACTACACCGTCGAGCACGCCCGGATCTACACGCTGCCCGACACCCCTCCACCGATCTACGTCTCCGGCTTCGGTCCGAAGGCCATCGACCTCGCCGCGCGCATCGGTGACGGCTACGTGAGCACGATGCCCGACGGCGAGATGGTCCGGCGCTTCCGCGAGAACGGTGGCGGCGACAAGCCGTGCCAGGCCGGCTTCAAGGCGGCGTACGCGGACAGCGAGGACGAGGGGATGCGCATCGCGTACGAGCGCTGGCCGAACGCGGGGGTGCCGGGTGAGCTGTCCCAGGTGCTGCCCTCACCACGACACTTCGAGCAGGCCTCCGAACTGGTCAAGCCGGAGATGTTGAAGGAGGCGTTCGTCTGCGGCAACAGCGCGGAGGCGCACCTGGAGATGATCGACCAGTACGCCAAGGCCGGCTTCGACGAGGTCTACGTGGCCAACACCGGCCCGCACCACCGGGGCCTGTTCGACCTCTACCAGCGCGAGGTCCTGCCCCGGCTGCGCTGA
- a CDS encoding DUF4235 domain-containing protein: MSKSISRVAYRPVGVLLGIAAGTVAGAIFRQVWKVTAGDGEAPNATDEDRGWGEILAAAALQGAIFAVVRAAVDRGGAVGVRRMTGSWPD, encoded by the coding sequence GTGAGCAAGAGCATCAGTCGGGTCGCGTACCGGCCGGTCGGCGTGTTGTTGGGTATCGCCGCAGGCACGGTGGCCGGGGCGATCTTCCGGCAGGTCTGGAAGGTCACCGCGGGCGACGGTGAGGCGCCGAACGCGACCGACGAGGATCGTGGCTGGGGCGAGATCCTGGCCGCCGCGGCGTTGCAGGGCGCGATCTTCGCGGTCGTCCGGGCCGCCGTGGACCGGGGTGGCGCGGTCGGCGTCCGCCGGATGACCGGTTCCTGGCCGGACTGA
- a CDS encoding GNAT family N-acetyltransferase has protein sequence MSTLVEDNPAKRRFEILVDDALAGFTAYLMRGEVLVFTHTEVDRGFQGKGVGGALIRGTLDEVRARGTKVVPQCPFMAAFIDKHPEYADLVADLP, from the coding sequence ATGAGCACCCTGGTCGAGGACAACCCGGCGAAGCGCCGCTTCGAGATCCTGGTCGACGACGCGTTGGCCGGCTTCACCGCGTACCTGATGCGTGGGGAGGTGCTGGTCTTCACCCACACCGAGGTGGACCGGGGCTTCCAGGGCAAGGGCGTGGGCGGCGCGCTGATCCGGGGCACTCTCGACGAGGTCCGTGCCCGGGGCACCAAGGTGGTGCCGCAGTGCCCCTTCATGGCCGCGTTCATCGACAAGCATCCGGAGTACGCCGACCTGGTGGCCGACCTGCCGTAA
- a CDS encoding phage holin family protein: protein MADVANARTSHNGSEPSTAELVQRATEQVSRLVRDELALARAELTQKGKHAGIGIGLFGGGGALAFFGLGALVATAILLLDLVLPAWAAALIVAVACFLVAGVLALVGKKQVSRAVPPVPAATVRSLRADMDTVTAAVKDRGRQ, encoded by the coding sequence ATGGCTGACGTGGCGAACGCCCGCACATCCCACAATGGGAGCGAGCCCTCCACCGCCGAGTTGGTGCAACGGGCCACCGAACAGGTCTCCCGTCTCGTGCGGGACGAACTGGCGCTGGCCCGAGCGGAGTTGACCCAGAAGGGCAAGCACGCCGGCATCGGGATCGGCCTCTTCGGCGGCGGCGGTGCGCTGGCATTCTTCGGCCTGGGCGCGTTGGTCGCCACGGCGATCCTGCTGCTCGACCTGGTGTTGCCCGCCTGGGCCGCCGCGCTGATCGTGGCAGTGGCCTGTTTCCTGGTGGCCGGCGTTCTCGCCCTGGTGGGCAAGAAGCAGGTCAGCCGTGCCGTCCCGCCCGTCCCGGCGGCGACGGTCCGCAGCCTCCGGGCCGACATGGACACCGTCACCGCCGCGGTGAAGGACAGGGGGCGGCAATGA